In the genome of Dermacentor silvarum isolate Dsil-2018 chromosome 1, BIME_Dsil_1.4, whole genome shotgun sequence, one region contains:
- the LOC119441381 gene encoding facilitated trehalose transporter Tret1-2 homolog — MQRVLNLPAFYYVAGSSSLASVAMGSILGYSAPALASMSARGVHMTRSQETWFGSVLAVGALVGSLVSGFLIERFGRVRPIQLSSLGFVAGCLCIALSNASLPWMFAGRVLTGFCCGLVSLAVPVFVTEISPPHVRGLLGSGVQLAITLGVLVVFVGGKWLDWLALALLCMVCPVLMAIAMAFAVESPRWLVAHGQRDKALDALRFLYGPKFCAEAECLTIEASLLREPAAVGDLLQRSFSVPLAYTLLLMFFQQFCGINVITFYAVKIFESAGSEISAADCTIMLGVVQVISSLTASLLIDRAGRRCLMLISSLIVTASLTVLGFFYYYKDMDNGEFRHRYRYVPLASLTTYIAAFCLGIGPVPWVVMGEILSPRARDLSTGVSTAFCFFCEFLITKEFQDLVRVFNFSGLFWMFALVTVVQVIFFYMCIPETKGKSLEDISQIFESLPEFSSSATALHTVSTTPSFEGVTR; from the coding sequence ATGCAGCGTGTGCTCAACCTCCCCGCTTTCTACTATGTGGCCGGTTCATcgtcgctcgcttcggtggccaTGGGCAGCATCCTGGGCTACTCGGCACCAGCGCTCGCCAGCATGTCGGCCCGCGGCGTCCACATGACGCGCTCCCAGGAGACTTGGTTCGGCTCGGTGCTCGCCGTGGGTGCCCTCGTGGGCAGCCTGGTGAGCGGATTCCTGATCGAGCGCTTCGGACGCGTGCGGCCCATCCAGCTGTCATCGCTGGGGTTCGTGGCCGGATGCCTTTGCATCGCGCTGAGCAATGCCAGCCTTCCGTGGATGTTCGCGGGTCGCGTGCTCACCGGCTTCTGCTGCGGCCTCGTCTCACTCGCGGTTCCCGTGTTTGTGACCGAAATCAGCCCGCCACACGTTCGCGGCCTCCTGGGCTCTGGCGTCCAGTTGGCCATCACGCTGGGCGTGCTGGTCGTCTTCGTGGGCGGCAAGTGGCTCGACTGGCTGGCGCTAGCTCTGCTGTGTATGGTGTGCCCCGTGCTTATGGCCATCGCCATGGCGTTCGCCGTCGAGTCCCCCCGCTGGCTGGTGGCCCACGGTCAGCGCGACAAGGCGCTCGACGCTCTGCGATTCCTGTACGGGCCAAAGTTCTGCGCCGAAGCCGAGTGCCTTACCATCGAGGCCAGCTTGCTGCGTGAACCAGCTGCCGTCGGAGACCTGCTGCAGCGCAGTTTCTCGGTGCCACTCGCCTACACGCTCCTGCTCATGTTTTTTCAGCAGTTCTGCGGCATCAACGTTATCACCTTCTACGCGGTCAAGATATTCGAGTCGGCCGGTTCAGAGATCTCGGCCGCCGACTGCACTATTATGCTGGGCGTGGTGCAAGTGATCTCGTCGCTCACAGCGTCACTGCTCATCGACCGCGCGGGTCGCCGCTGCCTGATGCTTATCTCGTCTCTAATTGTGACTGCCAGCCTGACGGTGTTGGGCTTCTTCTACTACTACAAGGACATGGACAATGGCGAATTCCGCCATCGCTATCGGTACGTGCCGCTCGCGTCGCTCACCACGTATATTGCCGCCTTCTGCCTCGGCATCGGCCCGGTGCCCTGGGTGGTTATGGGTGAGATTCTATCACCCAGAGCCCGCGATCTCTCCACGGGCGTCAGCACCGCCTTCTGCTTCTTCTGCGAGTTCCTTATCACCAAGGAGTTCCAGGATCTCGTGCGTGTATTCAACTTCTCCGGTCTCTTCTGGATGTTCGCGTTGGTCACTGTTGTGCAGGTCATCTTCTTCTACATGTGCATTCCAGAGACCAAGGGGAAGTCTCTCGAAGACATCAGTCAGATATTCGAGAGCCTTCCTGAGTTCAGTTCCAGTGCGACTGCATTGCACACAGTTTCGACAACGCCCTCTTTCGAGGGTGTCACGAGGTAG